In one Gammaproteobacteria bacterium genomic region, the following are encoded:
- a CDS encoding DsrE family protein has protein sequence MKSLQGGITALSIWVFCVTGAGAAKIEQTPYTEQKVVFDFYFDDPQKAGPALFWVRSLLNPLMDDPYGYAPEFMDIKVVIHGTEIVTLAKKNYEKYRDIVERMRYYSDLGIEFRICGLAAEDYGYTEDDLQDFVVVVPSGITELAHWQLMGYALIKPEVTDKKFAIEDIR, from the coding sequence ATGAAGTCCCTGCAAGGTGGTATCACGGCACTGTCGATCTGGGTTTTCTGTGTGACGGGAGCCGGTGCGGCAAAGATCGAACAGACGCCCTATACGGAACAGAAGGTCGTCTTCGACTTCTACTTCGACGACCCGCAAAAGGCCGGTCCCGCGCTCTTTTGGGTGCGCTCATTGCTGAACCCGCTGATGGACGACCCCTACGGATACGCACCGGAGTTCATGGATATCAAGGTGGTGATCCACGGGACCGAGATCGTTACGTTGGCGAAAAAAAACTATGAGAAGTATCGCGATATCGTGGAGCGGATGCGCTATTACAGCGATCTTGGTATCGAGTTTCGGATCTGCGGTCTGGCGGCGGAGGACTATGGCTACACCGAAGACGACCTGCAGGATTTCGTGGTCGTGGTGCCCTCAGGGATCACCGAGCTCGCGCACTGGCAGCTCATGGGCTACGCCCTGATCAAACCCGAGGTGACGGACAAGAAATTCGCCATCGAGGACATCCGCTGA
- a CDS encoding CTP synthase yields MSRFVFITGGVVSSLGKGIAAASLGAILEARGLKVTLIKLDPYINVDPGTMSPFQHGEVFVTDDGAETDLDLGHYERFVRFKAGKRNNFTTGQIYENVIRKERRGAYLGGTVQVIPHVTDEIKACIRKGAGDADVALVEIGGTVGDIESLPFLEAIRQMGVELGRERAIFIHLTLVPYIAAAGEIKTKPTQHSVKELRSIGIQPDILLCRADRPLPENERRKIALFTNVTEEAVITAVDVKDICELPLWFHAQMLDEIVVSKFRLVRPPADLSDWRAVVHAREHPESEVKVAMVGKYVDLTESYKSLNEALSHAGVHSRTRVNIEYVDSEKLEQDGPDALQDVDAILVPGGFGERGIEGKIAAARLAREQGIPYLGICLGMQVAAIEFARHVARLDGAHSTEFDRESPHPVIALITEWQDHDGRIERRDENSDLGGTMRLGAQPCRLRPGTLAHQMYGQDVIKERHRHRYEFNNFYRDPLTAAGLVISGTSLDDALVEMIELDDHPWFLGCQFHPEFTSTPRDGHPLFTGFIQAARRRREIPPADQEDTPRAEAV; encoded by the coding sequence GTGAGCCGATTCGTATTCATCACTGGTGGCGTGGTCTCGTCGCTGGGCAAGGGGATCGCCGCCGCTTCCCTGGGCGCAATTCTCGAGGCGCGCGGCCTCAAGGTCACGCTGATCAAACTGGATCCCTATATCAACGTGGATCCAGGCACCATGAGCCCGTTTCAGCACGGCGAGGTATTCGTCACCGACGATGGTGCGGAAACGGACCTCGACCTGGGCCACTACGAACGCTTCGTCCGCTTCAAGGCGGGCAAGCGTAACAACTTCACCACCGGCCAGATCTACGAGAACGTCATCCGCAAGGAACGACGCGGCGCGTATCTGGGTGGAACGGTTCAGGTGATCCCCCACGTCACCGACGAGATCAAGGCCTGCATCCGCAAGGGGGCGGGAGACGCGGACGTCGCCCTGGTGGAGATCGGTGGTACGGTGGGTGACATCGAGTCGCTGCCGTTTCTCGAGGCGATCCGCCAGATGGGCGTGGAACTGGGCCGCGAACGCGCCATTTTCATCCACCTGACGCTCGTGCCCTACATCGCCGCGGCCGGCGAGATCAAGACCAAGCCGACGCAGCACTCGGTGAAGGAGCTGCGCTCGATCGGAATCCAGCCGGACATCCTGCTGTGCCGTGCGGACCGTCCCCTGCCGGAAAACGAGCGGCGCAAGATCGCGTTGTTCACCAACGTCACCGAAGAGGCTGTCATCACTGCGGTGGATGTGAAGGACATCTGTGAGCTGCCGCTGTGGTTTCACGCCCAGATGCTGGACGAAATCGTGGTCTCCAAGTTCCGGCTTGTCCGCCCCCCCGCCGATCTGAGCGACTGGCGTGCCGTGGTACATGCCAGGGAGCATCCGGAGTCCGAGGTCAAGGTCGCCATGGTCGGCAAGTACGTCGACCTGACCGAATCCTATAAATCCCTCAACGAGGCGCTTTCGCATGCGGGAGTCCATTCCCGCACCAGGGTCAATATTGAATACGTCGATTCCGAGAAACTCGAGCAGGACGGTCCGGATGCGCTCCAGGACGTGGATGCCATCCTGGTGCCCGGGGGATTCGGAGAGCGCGGGATCGAGGGCAAGATCGCCGCGGCCAGACTGGCCAGGGAGCAGGGCATTCCCTATCTGGGCATCTGCCTGGGTATGCAGGTGGCGGCGATCGAGTTCGCCCGCCACGTCGCCCGTCTGGACGGTGCGCACAGCACCGAATTCGACCGGGAGTCGCCCCATCCCGTGATCGCGCTGATCACGGAGTGGCAGGACCACGATGGCAGGATCGAGCGGCGGGACGAGAATTCCGATCTGGGCGGCACCATGCGGCTCGGCGCACAGCCCTGTCGCCTTCGTCCGGGGACGCTGGCCCACCAGATGTACGGGCAGGACGTCATCAAGGAGCGCCACCGCCACCGCTACGAATTCAACAACTTCTATCGCGATCCGTTGACGGCGGCGGGGCTCGTCATCAGCGGCACCTCCCTGGATGATGCGCTGGTGGAGATGATCGAACTGGACGATCATCCCTGGTTCCTCGGTTGCCAGTTTCACCCCGAGTTCACCTCCACGCCACGCGATGGACATCCCCTGTTCACAGGGTTTATCCAGGCGGCCAGACGCAGGCGCGAGATACCGCCGGCGGACCAGGAAGATACCCCCAGAGCCGAAGCGGTATGA
- the kdsA gene encoding 3-deoxy-8-phosphooctulonate synthase: protein MNLCGFEVGPDRRIFLIAGPCVIESAALAVETAGRLKEMTAALDLPFIYKSSWDKANRSSLESYRGPGIEEGLKILEKVRREIGVPVLTDVHEETLLEEVASVVDVLQTPAFLCRQTNFILGVSRQGLPVNIKKGQFLSPWDMKNVSDKARSTGNEQIMVCERGASFGYNNLVSDMRSLAVMRETGCPVVFDATHSVQLPGGQGARSGGQREFVPVLARAAVAAGISGLFMETHPDPERALSDGPNAWPMDRMADLLARLVGLDEMIKSRPYEESDLV from the coding sequence ATGAATCTTTGCGGGTTCGAAGTCGGTCCGGACCGACGCATCTTCCTGATCGCAGGTCCCTGCGTGATCGAGAGCGCGGCGCTGGCGGTCGAGACGGCCGGTCGCCTGAAGGAGATGACCGCAGCGCTCGACCTGCCCTTTATCTACAAGTCATCCTGGGACAAGGCGAACCGATCCTCGCTGGAGAGCTATCGGGGCCCCGGGATCGAGGAAGGCCTGAAGATACTCGAGAAGGTCAGGCGTGAGATCGGCGTACCGGTGCTCACCGACGTCCACGAGGAAACGCTGCTCGAGGAGGTGGCCTCTGTCGTCGATGTATTGCAGACACCGGCCTTCCTGTGCCGCCAGACCAACTTCATCCTCGGGGTCTCGCGGCAGGGATTACCCGTCAACATCAAGAAGGGTCAGTTCCTCTCGCCGTGGGACATGAAAAACGTCTCCGACAAGGCCCGGTCGACCGGAAACGAGCAGATCATGGTCTGTGAACGCGGCGCTTCGTTCGGTTACAACAATCTGGTGTCCGACATGCGGTCGCTGGCCGTTATGCGCGAAACCGGTTGCCCCGTGGTTTTCGACGCCACGCATTCGGTGCAACTTCCGGGTGGGCAGGGCGCGCGCTCCGGCGGCCAGCGCGAATTCGTGCCCGTGCTCGCCCGTGCGGCGGTTGCAGCGGGCATCTCGGGGTTATTCATGGAGACCCATCCCGACCCGGAGCGTGCCCTCAGCGACGGGCCGAACGCCTGGCCGATGGACCGCATGGCGGACCTTCTGGCGCGGCTGGTTGGTCTCGACGAGATGATCAAATCGAGACCTTATGAAGAATCGGACCTGGTATGA
- the eno gene encoding phosphopyruvate hydratase, with translation MSEIVNIAAREILDSRGNPTVEADVTLGSGKRGRAAVPSGASTGSREAIELRDGDAGRYGGKGVGRAVGNVRGEIREALLGMEASDQEKLDRRMIELDGTENKERLGANALLAVSIAAARAAAAENNLPLYRYLAEGDAFVMPVPMMNILNGGSHASNSVDLQEFMIMPAGVGSLGEAVRCGAEIFHALKGVLSKRGLSTAVGDEGGFAPDLPSNEAAVETILEAIEKAGYLPGQDVWLALDPASSEFYRDGKYDLASEGRQLESGEFIDYLADWTARYPIISIEDGLAEGDWEGWESMTRELGDKVQLVGDDIFVTNTKIFREGIERGVANSILIKLNQIGTLTETLECIRVAKDAGYTAVISHRSGETEDVTIADLAVATGVGQIKTGSLSRTDRVAKYNQLLRIEEELGEGCSYAGRGALKQLG, from the coding sequence ATGTCTGAGATTGTCAATATTGCGGCGCGCGAGATTCTGGATTCCCGAGGCAACCCCACGGTTGAGGCCGATGTCACCCTCGGATCGGGAAAGCGTGGGCGAGCGGCGGTACCTTCCGGCGCCTCGACCGGCTCACGCGAGGCGATCGAATTACGTGACGGGGACGCCGGCCGCTACGGGGGCAAGGGTGTCGGCCGGGCGGTGGGGAACGTCCGCGGGGAGATCCGCGAGGCCCTGCTCGGCATGGAGGCGTCGGACCAGGAGAAACTGGACCGTCGCATGATCGAACTGGACGGGACGGAGAACAAGGAAAGGCTGGGCGCCAATGCCCTGCTGGCTGTTTCGATCGCCGCGGCACGGGCCGCGGCGGCGGAGAACAACCTGCCGCTCTACCGGTACCTCGCCGAAGGCGATGCCTTCGTCATGCCCGTGCCGATGATGAACATCTTGAACGGCGGAAGCCATGCGAGCAACAGCGTGGATCTGCAGGAGTTCATGATCATGCCGGCCGGAGTCGGGTCGCTCGGCGAAGCGGTGCGCTGTGGGGCGGAAATTTTCCACGCGCTGAAGGGCGTACTGAGCAAGCGTGGGCTGAGTACGGCCGTAGGCGACGAGGGAGGGTTCGCCCCCGACCTCCCCTCCAACGAGGCAGCGGTGGAGACCATCCTGGAGGCGATCGAAAAGGCGGGATACCTCCCGGGTCAGGACGTCTGGCTCGCCCTGGACCCCGCGAGCTCGGAATTCTATCGGGACGGGAAATACGACCTGGCGTCCGAGGGCCGGCAACTGGAATCGGGGGAGTTCATCGACTACCTTGCCGACTGGACGGCGAGGTATCCGATCATCAGCATCGAGGACGGGCTCGCCGAGGGTGACTGGGAAGGCTGGGAGTCGATGACGCGGGAACTCGGCGACAAGGTGCAACTGGTCGGGGACGATATCTTCGTGACCAACACGAAGATCTTTCGCGAGGGGATCGAGCGGGGTGTGGCCAACTCGATCCTCATCAAGCTTAACCAGATCGGCACGCTCACCGAGACCCTCGAATGTATCCGGGTGGCGAAGGATGCGGGATACACGGCGGTCATCTCGCACCGTTCCGGCGAGACCGAAGACGTCACCATTGCGGATCTGGCGGTGGCGACCGGTGTCGGCCAGATCAAGACCGGCTCTCTGTCGCGGACCGATCGTGTCGCCAAGTACAACCAGTTGCTGCGCATCGAAGAGGAACTGGGCGAAGGCTGCAGCTACGCGGGACGCGGCGCCCTCAAACAACTCGGTTGA
- the ftsB gene encoding cell division protein FtsB, protein MRLLLLLLVALLAALQYKLWFDDGGLRDVWELERSLAARMQENTRLREGNRALEAEVEDLKTGLEAYEERARLEMGMIGEGETFFRVVEPEAGREAAEGGSASGETGE, encoded by the coding sequence GTGAGGCTGCTGCTGCTGTTGCTCGTCGCGCTGCTCGCCGCCCTCCAGTATAAGCTCTGGTTTGACGACGGGGGCCTTCGGGATGTCTGGGAACTGGAGCGATCGCTGGCGGCGCGCATGCAGGAGAACACGCGGTTGCGGGAAGGAAACCGGGCGCTCGAGGCGGAGGTGGAGGATCTCAAGACGGGCCTCGAGGCCTACGAGGAACGCGCGCGCCTCGAGATGGGCATGATCGGCGAAGGGGAGACATTCTTTCGCGTCGTGGAGCCGGAAGCCGGACGCGAGGCCGCAGAAGGCGGCTCGGCTTCGGGGGAGACAGGAGAGTGA